A genomic segment from Pseudorca crassidens isolate mPseCra1 chromosome 6, mPseCra1.hap1, whole genome shotgun sequence encodes:
- the PDCD1 gene encoding programmed cell death protein 1 — protein sequence MGTPRALWPLVWAVLQLGWQPGWLLDAPSRPWSPLTFSPARLTVPEGANATFTCSFSSKPEHFVLNWYRMSPSNQTDKLAAFPEDRSQPGRDRRFHVTPLPGGRHFHMSIMAAQRNDSGVYFCGAIYLPPKTQINESRPAELTVTEGVLELPTERPSPPPRTEGQLQGLVARVTSVLLGALLLVLLTWVLAAVFLWATRGTLGDRRPVPSSLPKKEGSSTGPACTVDYGELDFQWREKTPEPPAPCVPEQTEYATIVFPGRPGSPSRRASADSPQGPRPLRTEDGHCSWPL from the exons ATGGGGACCCCGCGGGCACTGTGGCCACTCGTCTGGGCCGTGCTGCAGCTGGGCTGGCAGCCAGGATGGCTCCTAG ATGCCCCCAGCAGGCCCTGGAGCCCCCTCACCTTCTCCCCGGCCCGGCTCACTGTGCCCGAGGGGGCGAACGCCACCTTCACCTGCAGCTTCTCCAGCAAGCCCGAGCACTTCGTCCTCAACTGGTACCGCATGAGCCCCAGCAACCAGACAGACAAGCTGGCCGCCTTCCCCGAGGACCGCAGCCAGCCTGGCCGGGACCGGCGCTTCCACGTCACGCCGCTGCCCGGCGGGCGACACTTCCACATGAGCATCATGGCCGCCCAGCGCAATGACAGCGGCGTCTACTTCTGTGGGGCCATCTACCTGCCCCCCAAGACGCAGATCAACGAGAGCCGGCCTGCGGAGCTCACGGTGACAG AGGGAGTCCTGGAGCTGCCCACAGAgcgccccagccccccacccaggaCCGAAGGCCAGTTACAGGGCCTGGTCGCCCGTGTCACAAGCGTCCTGCTGGGAGCTCTGCTGCTGGTGCTGCTGACCTGGGTCCTGGCAGCCGTCTTCCTCTGGGCCACTCGGGGTA ccCTCGGAGACCGACGACCCgtcccttcttctctccccaaGAAGGAGGGCTCCTCCACCGGGCCTGCGTGCACCGTGGACTACGGGGAGCTGGACTTCCAGTGGCGAGAGAAGACCCCGGAGCCCCCGGCCCCCTGTGTCCCAGAGCAGACCGAGTACGCCACCATCGTCTTCCCGGGCAGGCCGGGCTCCCCAAGCCGCAGGGCTTCCGCAGACAGCCCGCAGGGGCCCCGGCCACTGAGGACTGAGGACGGACACTGCTCCTGGCCCCTCTGA